In Hylaeus volcanicus isolate JK05 chromosome 9, UHH_iyHylVolc1.0_haploid, whole genome shotgun sequence, the following proteins share a genomic window:
- the LOC128881889 gene encoding DNA replication ATP-dependent helicase/nuclease DNA2 isoform X2, whose product MCSGFWKDVKVKKYDIVAIQARKESRYWVVDNTSGFLVIHSDMLISGTTVVSGLFCSRKAVLAEKFKKLESLPYFEGDQTPLVIGSLAHQLLQKAICENVHVMSDITKLLDEILQSKETISTLYATEIKFDECRKQMLAFVPKIFNFIRHYLKDEKQQEISNIKDSFKGRITRVRDIEENIWLPKLGVKGKVDVTVEVSLNSKRKLMPLEIKTGKPSFSLEHRGQLILYIMMMALTGQDTDTGLLLYLRENNMQEIKCKHPEKRDLILLRNTIANYIAPKLVDKSLELTSEPDLEMLQLPEPINHHRACSTCSYNALCCSYLSRDPEIQLSESHPLAQLSKQILEKFKPAHIDYIIKWVSLLQIEENAQTSDNITRYMWTLSPEKREEKKLCISNLKLISKVVEHSSKYQHTFGRGDVDIPYTEFSENEYVIVSTDTRVNVSAGFIMHIEKYSITVLLDRDISKYNMNESLHIDKYSHSTLFSLNIANVGGLLGDNEICAKLRDIVIDRKPATFSKGVPHSIVRKSAEIIHELNENQQRAVLKAMSANEYILIKGMPGTGKTQTLVALISLLNKTGYSVLIAGHTNGCVDNILLRLLEKDVDFLRLGSSAVHPLVQHKSERHMIANCNSVESLEAVYSSKNIVGVTCASSNHVLLSKRTFDVCIVDESAQALQSSVLRPLYSAHKFVLVGDPDQLPPIVKSKTARKLGADESLFSRLDSANNTITLTKQYRMNKIIMRLANKFTYNDALEVGSASIESATFAATNSENLAKEGKWIQQALSQSIHDSVVLLNTGCTSDMKMSIESSDKYLGSDQKHSNVWEVAVIMNLLQALFKMNVDHRSIGIIAPYRAHVSLLKGIVPNSIEVNTVDQYQGRDKEIIIYTCARSSSSNNIINKDLEILGDHRRLTVAITRAKHKLIIIADTSTVSQYLPFKKLFNFVEDKNIINLRDCCDDFSWRNVATLLQGHAF is encoded by the exons ATGTGTTCAGGCTTTTG GAAAGACGTGAAGGTGAAGAAGTATGATATCGTTGCGATACAGGCAAGAAAAGAATCTCGATATTGGGTTGTAGACAACACGAGTGGCTTTCTTGTTATTCATTCGGATATGTTAATATCTGGAACAACAGTGGTTTCTGGTTTGTTTTGTAGCAGAAAGGCAGTGCTAGCagagaaatttaagaaactgGAATCTCTTCCTTATTTTGAAGGAGATCAAACGCCGTTAGTTATAGGAAGCCTAGCTCACCAGTTATTGCAGAAG GCAATATGCGAGAATGTCCACGTAATGTCGGACATTACAAAGCTACTGGATGAAATACTGCAGTCCAAGGAGACTATTAGTACCCTTTACGcgacagaaattaaatttgacgaGTGTAGGAAACAGATGCTCGCGTttgtacctaaaatatttaatttcattcgacaTTATTTAAAAG ATGAAAAGCAACAAGAGATAAGTAACATAAAAGATAGTTTCAAGGGAAGAATCACTCGTGTACGCGACatagaggaaaatatttggcTCCCCAAGTTGGGAGTGAAAGGTAAAGTGGATGTTACCGTAGAAGTTAGCCTGAATTCCAAGCGGAAGTTGATGCCACTGGAAATAAAGACAGGTAAGCCTTCGTTCTCTTTGGAACACAGAGGTCaacttattttgtacatcATGATGATGGCTCTCACGGGTCAAGACACAGACACTGGTCTGCTATTGTATCTCAG AGAAAATAACATGCAAGAGATCAAGTGTAAACATCCTGAGAAAAGGGATTTGATATTGTTGAGGAACACCATAGCTAATTACATCGCTCCAAAGCTAGTGGACAAGTCATTGGAGTTGACTTCCGAACCAGACTTGGAAATGCTACAGTTACCAGAGCCGATCAACCATCACAGGGCTTGTTCGACGTGTTCCTATAACGCGTTGTGTTGCTCTTACTTAAGCAGAGACCCGGAAATTCAATTATCGGAATCGCATCCATTAGCACAGCTCAGCAAACAGATCTTGGAAAAGTTCAAACCCGCGCATATCGATTACATCATAAAGTGGGTTTCGTTGTTGCAAATAGAGGAAAACGCGCAAACCTCTGATAACATAACGAGATACATGTGGACGTTAAGTCCAGAAAAGAG GGAAGAGAAGAAACTTTGCATaagtaatttgaaattaataagcAAAGTGGTCGAGCACAGCTCAAAGTACCAGCACACATTCGGTCGTGGAGATGTCGATATTCCATACACGGAATTTTCAGAGAATGAATATGTGATAGTTAGTACAGACACGCGGGTAAACGTATCAGCAGGTTTCATAATGcacatagaaaaatattctattaccGTTTTACTAGACAG AGATATTAGCAAATATAACATGAACGAGTCGTTGCACATCGACAAGTACTCACACAGTACTTTGTTTTCCCTTAATATTGCCAACGTAGGTGGTTTATTGGGCGATAACGAAATCTGTGCAAAATTACGAGACATTGTGATAGATAG GAAGCCAGCAACGTTCAGCAAAGGTGTACCACATTCCATCGTGCGGAAAAGTGCTGAGATAATACACGAGCTGAACGAAAATCAGCAAAGAGCTGTTTTGAAAGCCATGAGTGCCAATGAATATATCCTAATCAAAGGAATGCCAGGAACTGGAAAGACGCAAACATTGGTGGCTTTAATAAGCCTGCTAAACAAAACAGGATACTCAGTTTTGATTGCTGGCCACACAAATGGCTGcgttgataatattttattgagaTTACTGGAAAAGGATGTCGACTTCCTGAGATTGGGGTCGTCAGCTGTCCATCCATTGGTGCAACATAAATCTGAGAGACATATGATTGCGAATTGTAACTCCGTTGAGAGTTTAGAAGCTGTTTACTCTAGCAAA AATATCGTTGGAGTGACTTGCGCTAGCTCTAATCACGTTCTCCTAAGCAAAAGAACATTCGACGTGTGTATCGTAGATGAAAGCGCACAAGCCTTACAATCGTCCGTATTGAGACCGCTGTACAGCGCACACAAATTCGTTCTCGTAGGAGATCCTGACCAACTACCTCCTATCGTCAAGAGTAAAACAGCAAG AAAACTTGGCGCAGACGAATCGCTGTTTTCTCGCCTGGACAGCGCGAATAATACCATCACGTTAACAAAACAGTacagaatgaataaaattattatgcgTTTGGCGAACAAGTTTACGTACAACGACGCTCTAGAAGTTGGAAGTGCGTCGATAGAAAGCGCTACTTTCGCTGCAACGAACAGCGAA aatttggCGAAAGAAGGAAAGTGGATACAGCAAGCATTGTCGCAGAGTATACACGATTCCGTAGTATTATTGAATACAGGTTGCACGAGTGACATGAAAATGAGTATCGAGTCCAGTGATAAGTATCTAGGAAGCGATCAGAAACATTCAAATGTTTGGGAAGTTGCTGTAATCATGAATCTACTGCAAGCTCTCTTTAAG ATGAACGTGGACCATCGTAGTATTGGAATAATTGCACCGTACAGGGCACACGTAAGCCTATTGAAAGGCATCGTTCCGAATAGTATCGAAGTGAACACAGTTGATCAGTATCAAGGACGTGAtaaggaaattattatttacacttGCGCGAGGAGTTCATCTAGTAATAACATAATTAACAAG GATCTGGAAATATTGGGAGATCATAGGAGATTAACCGTAGCTATCACGAGAGCAAAGCATAAGTTAATTATTATCGCGGATACGTCTACTGTATCGCAGTACTTGCCGTTTAAGAAATTGTTCAACTTTGTCGAGGacaaaaatatcataaatttaCGCGATTGCTGTGATGACTTTTCATGGAGAAATGTTGCGACTTTATTGCAAGGGCATGCTTTTTAG
- the LOC128881889 gene encoding DNA replication ATP-dependent helicase/nuclease DNA2 isoform X1: MKKTNLSRKTNAVRDAKPSQKKISMYFTNASKDEVFKDKDSIINSIIGNSTSSEGVCKKRKLSGDLELLETRMKIVKSDDTSDAYNSNTLHEKNYAFTSESNAICNISRDKRKCVIETSPKKNLTIGKYKENIDLDRCKNIVYKQNEKKVEPLNIQSVNKKENRTNSVENESINASDFALETCIMDNFNDCFEEEWCVDNQINFDSFQRCTVTDVKNEYSSTLLTVEQEDSALSGTVMCSGFWKDVKVKKYDIVAIQARKESRYWVVDNTSGFLVIHSDMLISGTTVVSGLFCSRKAVLAEKFKKLESLPYFEGDQTPLVIGSLAHQLLQKAICENVHVMSDITKLLDEILQSKETISTLYATEIKFDECRKQMLAFVPKIFNFIRHYLKDEKQQEISNIKDSFKGRITRVRDIEENIWLPKLGVKGKVDVTVEVSLNSKRKLMPLEIKTGKPSFSLEHRGQLILYIMMMALTGQDTDTGLLLYLRENNMQEIKCKHPEKRDLILLRNTIANYIAPKLVDKSLELTSEPDLEMLQLPEPINHHRACSTCSYNALCCSYLSRDPEIQLSESHPLAQLSKQILEKFKPAHIDYIIKWVSLLQIEENAQTSDNITRYMWTLSPEKREEKKLCISNLKLISKVVEHSSKYQHTFGRGDVDIPYTEFSENEYVIVSTDTRVNVSAGFIMHIEKYSITVLLDRDISKYNMNESLHIDKYSHSTLFSLNIANVGGLLGDNEICAKLRDIVIDRKPATFSKGVPHSIVRKSAEIIHELNENQQRAVLKAMSANEYILIKGMPGTGKTQTLVALISLLNKTGYSVLIAGHTNGCVDNILLRLLEKDVDFLRLGSSAVHPLVQHKSERHMIANCNSVESLEAVYSSKNIVGVTCASSNHVLLSKRTFDVCIVDESAQALQSSVLRPLYSAHKFVLVGDPDQLPPIVKSKTARKLGADESLFSRLDSANNTITLTKQYRMNKIIMRLANKFTYNDALEVGSASIESATFAATNSENLAKEGKWIQQALSQSIHDSVVLLNTGCTSDMKMSIESSDKYLGSDQKHSNVWEVAVIMNLLQALFKMNVDHRSIGIIAPYRAHVSLLKGIVPNSIEVNTVDQYQGRDKEIIIYTCARSSSSNNIINKDLEILGDHRRLTVAITRAKHKLIIIADTSTVSQYLPFKKLFNFVEDKNIINLRDCCDDFSWRNVATLLQGHAF; encoded by the exons atgaaGAAAACTAATCTTTCCCGCAAAAcg AATGCTGTTCGAGATGCAAAACCATCTCAGAAGAAGATTTCGATGTATTTTACAAACGCTTCGAAGGATGAAGTATTTAAGGATAAAGATAGCATCATAAATAGTATTATTGGGAACAGTACGTCGAGCGAAGGAGTAtgtaagaaaagaaagttatCAGGAGATTTAGAATTGTTAGAGactcgaatgaaaattgtcaAAAGCGATGATACGTCTGATGCATACAACTCGAATACTCTACACGAAAAAAACTATGCATTTACAAGTGAATCGAATGCAATTTGTAACATATCCAGAGATAAAAGAAAGTGTGTCATTGAGACATCCCCCAAGAAGAATCTGACAATAggaaaatataaggaaaataTAGATTTAGATAGATGTAAGAATATAGTGTACAAACAAAACGAGAAGAAAGTAGAACCTTTGAATATACagtctgtaaataaaaaagagaatagGACGAATTCTGTGGAAAATGAATCCATCAATGCATCAGATTTTGCCTTAGAAACATGTATTATGGATAATTTTAACGATTGTTTTGAGGAAGAATGGTGTGTagataatcaaataaatttcgattctTTCCAGAGATGCACGGTTACAGATGTAAAGAATGAATACAGTAGTACTTTGTTAACAGTAGAACAAGAAGACTCTGCGTTAAGTGGAACCGTTATGTGTTCAGGCTTTTG GAAAGACGTGAAGGTGAAGAAGTATGATATCGTTGCGATACAGGCAAGAAAAGAATCTCGATATTGGGTTGTAGACAACACGAGTGGCTTTCTTGTTATTCATTCGGATATGTTAATATCTGGAACAACAGTGGTTTCTGGTTTGTTTTGTAGCAGAAAGGCAGTGCTAGCagagaaatttaagaaactgGAATCTCTTCCTTATTTTGAAGGAGATCAAACGCCGTTAGTTATAGGAAGCCTAGCTCACCAGTTATTGCAGAAG GCAATATGCGAGAATGTCCACGTAATGTCGGACATTACAAAGCTACTGGATGAAATACTGCAGTCCAAGGAGACTATTAGTACCCTTTACGcgacagaaattaaatttgacgaGTGTAGGAAACAGATGCTCGCGTttgtacctaaaatatttaatttcattcgacaTTATTTAAAAG ATGAAAAGCAACAAGAGATAAGTAACATAAAAGATAGTTTCAAGGGAAGAATCACTCGTGTACGCGACatagaggaaaatatttggcTCCCCAAGTTGGGAGTGAAAGGTAAAGTGGATGTTACCGTAGAAGTTAGCCTGAATTCCAAGCGGAAGTTGATGCCACTGGAAATAAAGACAGGTAAGCCTTCGTTCTCTTTGGAACACAGAGGTCaacttattttgtacatcATGATGATGGCTCTCACGGGTCAAGACACAGACACTGGTCTGCTATTGTATCTCAG AGAAAATAACATGCAAGAGATCAAGTGTAAACATCCTGAGAAAAGGGATTTGATATTGTTGAGGAACACCATAGCTAATTACATCGCTCCAAAGCTAGTGGACAAGTCATTGGAGTTGACTTCCGAACCAGACTTGGAAATGCTACAGTTACCAGAGCCGATCAACCATCACAGGGCTTGTTCGACGTGTTCCTATAACGCGTTGTGTTGCTCTTACTTAAGCAGAGACCCGGAAATTCAATTATCGGAATCGCATCCATTAGCACAGCTCAGCAAACAGATCTTGGAAAAGTTCAAACCCGCGCATATCGATTACATCATAAAGTGGGTTTCGTTGTTGCAAATAGAGGAAAACGCGCAAACCTCTGATAACATAACGAGATACATGTGGACGTTAAGTCCAGAAAAGAG GGAAGAGAAGAAACTTTGCATaagtaatttgaaattaataagcAAAGTGGTCGAGCACAGCTCAAAGTACCAGCACACATTCGGTCGTGGAGATGTCGATATTCCATACACGGAATTTTCAGAGAATGAATATGTGATAGTTAGTACAGACACGCGGGTAAACGTATCAGCAGGTTTCATAATGcacatagaaaaatattctattaccGTTTTACTAGACAG AGATATTAGCAAATATAACATGAACGAGTCGTTGCACATCGACAAGTACTCACACAGTACTTTGTTTTCCCTTAATATTGCCAACGTAGGTGGTTTATTGGGCGATAACGAAATCTGTGCAAAATTACGAGACATTGTGATAGATAG GAAGCCAGCAACGTTCAGCAAAGGTGTACCACATTCCATCGTGCGGAAAAGTGCTGAGATAATACACGAGCTGAACGAAAATCAGCAAAGAGCTGTTTTGAAAGCCATGAGTGCCAATGAATATATCCTAATCAAAGGAATGCCAGGAACTGGAAAGACGCAAACATTGGTGGCTTTAATAAGCCTGCTAAACAAAACAGGATACTCAGTTTTGATTGCTGGCCACACAAATGGCTGcgttgataatattttattgagaTTACTGGAAAAGGATGTCGACTTCCTGAGATTGGGGTCGTCAGCTGTCCATCCATTGGTGCAACATAAATCTGAGAGACATATGATTGCGAATTGTAACTCCGTTGAGAGTTTAGAAGCTGTTTACTCTAGCAAA AATATCGTTGGAGTGACTTGCGCTAGCTCTAATCACGTTCTCCTAAGCAAAAGAACATTCGACGTGTGTATCGTAGATGAAAGCGCACAAGCCTTACAATCGTCCGTATTGAGACCGCTGTACAGCGCACACAAATTCGTTCTCGTAGGAGATCCTGACCAACTACCTCCTATCGTCAAGAGTAAAACAGCAAG AAAACTTGGCGCAGACGAATCGCTGTTTTCTCGCCTGGACAGCGCGAATAATACCATCACGTTAACAAAACAGTacagaatgaataaaattattatgcgTTTGGCGAACAAGTTTACGTACAACGACGCTCTAGAAGTTGGAAGTGCGTCGATAGAAAGCGCTACTTTCGCTGCAACGAACAGCGAA aatttggCGAAAGAAGGAAAGTGGATACAGCAAGCATTGTCGCAGAGTATACACGATTCCGTAGTATTATTGAATACAGGTTGCACGAGTGACATGAAAATGAGTATCGAGTCCAGTGATAAGTATCTAGGAAGCGATCAGAAACATTCAAATGTTTGGGAAGTTGCTGTAATCATGAATCTACTGCAAGCTCTCTTTAAG ATGAACGTGGACCATCGTAGTATTGGAATAATTGCACCGTACAGGGCACACGTAAGCCTATTGAAAGGCATCGTTCCGAATAGTATCGAAGTGAACACAGTTGATCAGTATCAAGGACGTGAtaaggaaattattatttacacttGCGCGAGGAGTTCATCTAGTAATAACATAATTAACAAG GATCTGGAAATATTGGGAGATCATAGGAGATTAACCGTAGCTATCACGAGAGCAAAGCATAAGTTAATTATTATCGCGGATACGTCTACTGTATCGCAGTACTTGCCGTTTAAGAAATTGTTCAACTTTGTCGAGGacaaaaatatcataaatttaCGCGATTGCTGTGATGACTTTTCATGGAGAAATGTTGCGACTTTATTGCAAGGGCATGCTTTTTAG